The genomic stretch ATTTCCTCGAATGTTTTGATCGAACATGCGGGTAGCTGTGAATACCAAGTCAATGCACCCCCGGTGAGGGTTTCGGTGAAATTCTTCAGTAAGATGGAGGATACTTGCTCTTTGGCGAGATCATTGCCTTTCACTGCGGTGACATAATAAGTCACAGGATCTTCAGGGTCCGTTGTGCCGTCGTATATTTTCAGGTatgatgatattttgaaagtattagGTATGGCATGCGGTGCAGCTTCATCGCTCTATGGCTGCTCAACAAACCGACCGGCGTCCCTTTTTTATAGAACTTTGGGGCACCCGGTATTTTGTCTACCCTTTCTTGGTGCTCTTTCATTTGATTCCGGAACATTTTGTTCTCGTTCTCCATTTCCTacattttcttcaaaatggctgcGAGGGTGTCATTACCTGTATCATTAGCATTGTGAGTAATACCTGttatggggggggggggctgcTCGTCAGTTGCCGGTGCAATGCCGACCCTTGCCTCTTCTCTGCTCGGCCTTTGAGCGAGCTTGTCGAGGAATCCAGTTAGCGTGTTTGTCAACCACGCCTCGAGTAGCTTTTTCACTGCCGGTGGTGCCTCTTCTGTTGTGGATGTAGAGTCCCCTTTACTGTGCGAGGTCGTGCTGCTACCGTGAGGTGAGGGCGAGCAGTTTCGCCTAGGAAAGGTATTTGGTGTTATATCTTCGCCCTCCATTTCATCCATTTCATTGATGATGCGGAGGAGGTTGGTGGTAAGGTCGGCTATCGCCTTCCTCTTTTCCTCTCCGTTACCTGCCATGTTAGATTTATGCACACAAGGAAGTATAGGGTTTTTGCAAAGTTTTTTTTATCTAGAAGagactaaaattttaactagaaaatcCCCACAGGCGGCGCCAAATTATTTAACCAAAAATGTCAAACCTTTTTGTTAAAccaattaaataagaaaataatgagTAAATCCTAGTTACACATAATAAATCCTAGATCTGAAATCGGTTTATACAAATAAGGTAGAATCGTATTTAAACCAATTTAATGCAATGAGTATTAAATGGCACTGTTATAAGTGTGTGGGGGAAgaatgataaacaataaatatATTAAATGACAATAAATATAAATAGAGAGAATGATTCACCCAAATATTGAATGAGGTAGATGATTCTTCTTTCTGACAATGATGTAAGACAAACAAACATGGGAATATAGGGAACTTTCTCGGATCTGATGAGAGAAAGTGTGAGATGAACAACCAATCGAATCTTTGCAAAAAGACAATATTTGTAATTTTTCTTGAGAGTCAACTTTTCATGAGAGATCTTATCATATAAAATATTACTTGCCTCTTTCTTGTTTCTGCCTTTTCCTTTATATGAAACCTATCCCTTACCTAACACGAAATACAAGTGTAGAGAATATTCAATAGAATATTCCCCTAAAATATCTTGCTATGAAACTAGTCGATATGGCCGACCTGAGTCTCCGACCTCAACCAGGATTACTCGGCTCACCAAAGGGTTCCTTCTATCTCCAGTACGACGTAGGTCTAATCGGCTCTTAGTAATTTGCCTTTGAGCAAAATTCCCTTGATCAAATTTCGACCCAGTAttacttttctttgtttttcgcTGTTCTATCTCTCATTCTCAATTATCACACGCACAAAGCACAGACAATAATGAAAAGTTGAAAGCTACAAGCACCCCTTGCCCTTTCTTTGCCACTCGTTTATGGGTCTTTGTTTCAACTTTGACTTGTTTAATTATTTATAAGCATTTCTTGAAACACTTATGGTAAGGTAAGGCTATGCCTATTGGCTATTACCCTATAAAGGTAGGAGAGAGAGACGATGCAATATTTCTTTTTGAACAATTCCTTCTTTACCTACTCCTTTAATACCAGTAATTCATTCTTCTAAagatcaaaaaataaataaatgtttaTCCATTACCCTATAGTATAGGGCTTATACTATAGTAGTAAGTCCCCTTTTTAAAGCCCTAGAAATCAAACCCCACTCCCCAGACTTTGCTTTCTTTCTCAGTAATAACAAGTCACAAGACACTATTTTTACATACATATCTTTTTGACAGTTGCCACTTTACTGGTCTATAATGGAGTCTTGTTTGTCAGTGAATGAATGGCTGTAAAGACCAAGTCAGTCTTCTACTTTTTACATCTTTATCTCTCCTTCACTGCTATGCTCAATTAGAAATAATGGATTGATTCTTGCTCCAAATTTGATGTCTTTATCTTGGTTTCATTTTTAACTACATATCCCTCCCCAAAACCATCACActcgttttctttttctttcttggaGTTTTTTCATATCTTGATACGACTACATTTTCTGCTTCCTACTTGTAGTAGCAATCAAACTTTAATTTCACACCAAAAGACAAAGAAACTGTCATCTTTAATCTTTGTCTTCCTACTGCGGTTCTCCTCTTCAGTATCAGACTTTGCATATTTTGAAACTTACAGTTAAGTATCTTTTCCCCCTTTAAAATCGTTTTTAGATTTGAACTTGGGAACTCTAATTAAGTGGAAATATTTTAGATAAATCATTTTGCTATCGTTCTCTTTTAGCCTAGTGAATTATTGGATtttacttttcattttatttggcaaaattcttttcccttttcagATTTTGGTTGGTCCAGTCCAGTCCAGCAGATAAGCTACTTTAAATTCAATCATTAGACTCCAGCCGACAGTGCTTAAATTATTATTTACTATAAAAAGTAAAAGTTTTTTGATCATatattattggttaagggtgtgcTTAATTTACAGCTGAAATAGCTTTTCAAGATTCTCGTAGTCCCTATTTTGACACGTATTGTGGTTGAGAATTTTATCTACAAGCTAAGTTCCTTTTTGCTGTGGATTCTTCTTTTGTTTCATCAGTGCTAAGAAAAAGATTTAGCTTTCTCAACTTCCTGGAGTTACTTGACTAGATATATATTACTCCTTTTTATATTAGTTCGCTGTATATGTATGAAAATAAATTGGATTATAGTATTAATGTTGGGTGATGTTGAAGTAGGTGGGGATGAGCATGAAAATGAGGTTTTGATTCTTGGCGTTAGGGACAAGATAAAGACACTTTGTAACTTTGCAATTAGAGTGTGGTTAGTGGAAGGCAATTTTGATTAAAGTTAATTTCAAGTGTGTGATCGATGGAATCATCATCCTCATCCTCATCCTCGTCTAAGAGGGCAAAAGCACCTGGCAATATTGCTCAAGTAGCTCATTGCTTGGTTGATGGATGTAATGCAGACCTTAGCCAATGCAGAGAGTATCACCGCCGCCATAAAGTTTGTGAGGTCCATTCAAAGACTGCCAAAGTCACCATTGGGGGTCGAGACCAACGCTTCTGTCAGCAATGCAGCAGGTAATGCCTTTATTTGAACAACTCACAAGTTTAAAAGGGGTGCCGCTATGGGCAGGGTCCGGGAAAGGGCCGGACCATAAGAGTTTATTGCACGTAGCCTTACCATGCATTTCTGCAAGaagctgtttccacggcttgaacacCTTCTGGTCacataacaacaacaaacaactcaCAAGTTTAATGCATTCAACCAAGGAATCACTATTAATAACAAGCCCAGGTTTGAATGCATTAGGGCTGAAAATGTTCAATCCCTGGACGACACATAAATTAGAAGAATTAAGTCTGTTTATTTGTGTCTTGATAGAATGATAATGTTCTTTTTTCCACTGTTAGAATTGTGTTCTTGACCCTTAGTACGCCACATAGTTAGGAAGATGGTAACTCAAGAGGTGTCTAGACTGGATTAGAAGGTATTCAAGATAGTGAGCTAAAATTAGGATTAACCCTGTTAAAAGAGACTCAGGATCAGCTTAACAAGTTCTGGCATGTAAGAGGATTACCGGTGTTTGACAAGTCGGAGATTTTTACCCTTTATGATGTGATGATTACTTACAAGAAATAATCTGCTTTATCAGCCAATATAGAATATAAGTTGCTCTTGAGTCCTGTCCAAGTTGATTCTCTGCTTGTTTGTTTTTCAGATTCAGATAGTAACTTAGAAAGTTGAAGCTCTGACTATAAGGTTCTCTATACAATTGTCCCATCCCTGATAACATTTATGATTGGAATTGATTTATGTTGCAGTGTTTATCTCGATCTGATGGTTCCTTTTGTAGGTTTCATTCCTTGGTAGAATTTGATGATGGAAAGAGAAGCTGTCGGAAACGTTTGGATGGACATAACAGGCGTCGAAGGAAACCTCAGCCAGATTCTATGGCCAAAACTTCTGGATTACTTTTTACTGGCCAGCAAGGTTAGGGTCATTCCTTAATAATCAGAATGCTTTTCTAAATAAAAGGAAACATGAGTGCTTTTTCCCACCTTATTCTTAGAAATTGGCTACCATTATTTTTACATACCCTTAGTTTTTTATGTTGATTCAAAGAAAACTCAACTGATTTATTTGTAGGGACGAAACTTCTGTCATTTAGCAGTCAACAAATTTTTCCAAGTGCAGCTGCATGGGCTGGCGTAGTCAAAACGGACAGCGAAATGGTATTATACAACAACCAATCGCATATAAATTGCATGGACAATCAAAACTCGTTCCCTGATTCTTCAGCTCGTAGCTACAAAGGAGGAAATCAATTCCAGTTCATGCAAGGCAGTGACCGTAGTCTCCCTGAAGCTTCAATCTGCCAGCCACTTGTTGATCATCCCAATTctgcagtagcagcagcagttcCTAGCAGCGGACAAAAGATCTTCTCCAGTGGATTGAACGAAATTGTGGACTCTGATCGTGCTCTCTCTCTTCTGTCATCAGCACCCGCTGTAACTAGGGAGATTGGTTTTAGTCACATGGTGCAGCAGCCTGCCACTATCCCCCGGCCCCAGTCACAATCTGTCGTTCATAGCCTGCACTATGGTGGTCTAAGCCAGTACCCTTTTGCTCAAGATTTCAATAGCCAACCTCAAGATTCTGCTGCAGATTCACATGTTAGCAACAACAGCTCTCTGCATTTCCATGATATGTTACAAAATGGAGCAGATGGATCATCTACAAGTGGTGGCTGTCAGCAAACACTAGCCTTTATGTGGGACTAAATACTCAGGATATCTAAATTTGGTCTCTGTTAACATCAAGAAAATTCCTTCCAAGCAAATGTTATTCCCATTAAGAATGTTTAGCTTCTAATTAGCGACATAATTTCTTCTCTAAAAGGGTCGAATGTCAGTAAGATCCTATCATGAAGTTATTTGTGACAAAGGTTGACTTTTGTGTGAAATATGAGTTGACCATTTTATATTCCCCTGACCATTTTATATTCCCTTCGTTATGTTTCTCGCTTGTCGTATACTTTTATTCTCTCAATTTTGATGCGGAATTTTGCATCCTATTCCATAAACTTTCTGACACTAGAAGTGGAGCCAAAATTTGAACTTTAGGGATTCTAATATTGATATCACATGTTAGTAACAGATGGTTACGTATAATTAGTTTTTAAGTGGCATATAAAACTCATATTGTTAGcgtataatttttttttcttcctttttgtgATAAGTACCTGATGTTGGGCATATTTCTATATGTTTTGATGTTACTTTACCCATGTTTTAACTGCTTTTTGGTGCTATTTGGTGTTAAAAATGCCCAATATGTATTAATTATTAGTTTTATGACTAATTAAGTTATGTGTGATGATTTAGGATGTTtggaatgcaaaaatatgaagaaGAGATGCTCCAACTAGAGGAGAAGAGGGTAGATGCGTCGCATCCAACTTTGGAAAGAAGGCTAGTTGATGCACCCTTAGCAGTGAAGTCGGGCCATAGCTTCCGCCTTAGCATCCGCACCTGGGCACATCAGAGATGGAGGAAAGCATTCATCCTAGCATGTGAAGCTGAAGAAGTGGAAGCTGAGCATCTACCTAGCATCAATCCCTGAAACTGAGTCGGATTAGGAAAAGGAAAACTTTGGCCCACGATTTTTGTATGCAATATATAGGCCAAAACGCCCCTTTTAGGTCATCTAACACACTTTTGGACAGAAATTTAACCTAGGGAGAGCAAGGAGCCGCCATGGAGGTcgggtttcatcttttcttccaccAAACTTAGTATTtattatgtttctttgtatgatttgttgttttgctACCATGTCAATGCGGAActtaaacttcacgttctagggttgtggttctttcatgactattgttattcggaCATTGATTTTGCCTTCTTGATTTAtcatattagtttatttattcaatcctgctcttaattatttaattgcttgatcatcaattaaatactatctacgaatctagaattgaactcgaaagtgggaattctagattgcatataggattgagtaaagcaagttcttgaacctgggcatcgaGGAACGGGctcgcggttaggatagacatatacctaattgccttgcttggttgatttacaggaattataaatgcattcttgttGATGCTAACTCTATAGACATATATGCGTTAGGttggcttgaataggcgagtaagaactcgatagattcttatgagtaacattaaccctgtcaaccaataagcTGGATAATCAGTTGGTCAATTC from Nicotiana sylvestris chromosome 12, ASM39365v2, whole genome shotgun sequence encodes the following:
- the LOC104216055 gene encoding squamosa promoter-binding-like protein 16, with the translated sequence MESSSSSSSSSKRAKAPGNIAQVAHCLVDGCNADLSQCREYHRRHKVCEVHSKTAKVTIGGRDQRFCQQCSRFHSLVEFDDGKRSCRKRLDGHNRRRRKPQPDSMAKTSGLLFTGQQGTKLLSFSSQQIFPSAAAWAGVVKTDSEMVLYNNQSHINCMDNQNSFPDSSARSYKGGNQFQFMQGSDRSLPEASICQPLVDHPNSAVAAAVPSSGQKIFSSGLNEIVDSDRALSLLSSAPAVTREIGFSHMVQQPATIPRPQSQSVVHSLHYGGLSQYPFAQDFNSQPQDSAADSHVSNNSSLHFHDMLQNGADGSSTSGGCQQTLAFMWD